From Parus major isolate Abel unplaced genomic scaffold, Parus_major1.1 Scaffold388, whole genome shotgun sequence, a single genomic window includes:
- the PSMB6 gene encoding proteasome subunit beta type-6, with protein sequence MAAVTVWESRAGSGPAGPHREWTAEPVSTGTTIMAVEFDGGVVIGADSRTTTGSYIANRVTDKLTPVHDRIFCCRSGSAADTQAVADAVAYQLAFHSVELEEPPRVRTAARLFQQSCYRYREELSAGIIVAGWDPRRGGQVYVVPMGGLLLRQPFAVGGSGSSYIYGFLDATFQPGMSRSQCQEFVARALALAMVRDGSSGGVIRLAAITKEGVERTVLAGSDLPWGDGGPPV encoded by the exons ATGGCGGCGGTGACGGTGTGGGAGTCGCGGGCTGGGTCAGGCCCCGCCGGGCCTCACCGGGAATGGACGGCGGAGCCCGTCAGCACCGGC ACCACCATCATGGCCGTGGAGTTCGATGGAGGCGTCGTCATAGGGGCCGACTCCCGAACCACCACCGG GTCCTACATAGCCAACCGAGTGACAGACAAACTGACCCCCGTCCACGACCGAATCTTCTGCTGCCGCTCGGGCTCGGCAGCCGACACTCAGGCAGTGGCTGATGCTGTGGCCTATCAGCTGGCCTTCCACAG CGTGGAGCTGGAGGAACCGCCGCGGGTGCGCACAGCCGCCCGCctcttccagcagagctgctacCGGTACCGTGAGGAACTCAGCGCTGGCATCATTGTCGCTGGCTGGGACCCACGGCGGGGGGGACAG GTGTACGTGGTGCCGATGGGAGGGCTGCTCCTGCGCCAGCCCTTCGCTGTGGGGGGCTCAGGAAGCTCCTACATCTATGGATTCCTGGACGCCACATTCCAGCCTGGGATGAGCCgctcccagtgccaggaatTCGTCGCCCGTG cactggcCCTGGCAATGGTGCGGGACGGCTCCAGTGGGGGGGTCATCAGGCTGGCGGCCATCACCAAGGAGGGAGTGGAACGGACAGTCCTGGCCGGCTCTGACCTGCCCTGGGGTGATGGTGGCCCCCCTGTCTGA
- the SLC25A11 gene encoding mitochondrial 2-oxoglutarate/malate carrier protein isoform X2 yields the protein MAAAPAAERPKTSPKSVKFLFGGLAGLSAGLLRQATYTTTRLGIYSVLLERFGGADGTPPPFLAKAAMGMTAGAAGAFVGTPAEVALIRMTADGRLPPGERRGYHNVFDALVRMAREEGVFTLWRGCIPTMARAVVVNAAQLASYSQSKQFLLDSGHFRDDILCHFCASMISGLVTTAASMPVDIVKTRIQNMRTIDGKPEYRNGLDVLLKVVRYEGFFSLWKGFTPYYARLGPHTVLTFIFLEQMNKWYQRLFLSA from the exons ATGGCGGCGGCGCCGGCGGCCGAGAGACCCAAGACTTCCCCGAAATCTGTGAAGTTTCTCTTCGGCGGCCTGGCCGG gcTGTCAGCGGGGCTTCTACGCCAGGCCACCTACACCACCACCCGCCTGGGCATCTACAGCGTCCTCCTGGAGCGTTTTGGTGGTGCTGATGGGACCCCCCCTCCATTCCTGGCCAAGGCAGCCATGGGAATGACGGCAGGGGCTGCCGGGGCCTTTGTGGGGACCCCGGCTGAGGTGGCTCTCATCCGCATGACAGCTGATGGCAG GCTGCCCCCTGGTGAGCGCCGCGGCTATCACAACGTGTTTGACGCCCTCGTGAGGATGGCAAGGGAGGAAGGGGTGTTCACGCTGTGGAGG GGCTGTATCCCCACCATGGCCCGTGCTGTGGTGGTCAACGCTGCCCAGCTTGCCTCATACTCCCAATCCAAACAATTCTTGCTTGACTCTG GGCATTTCCGTGACGACATCCTGTGCCACTTCTGTGCCAGCATGATCAGTGGGCTGGTGACCACGGCAGCCTCCATGCCCGTCGACATCGTCAAGACCCG GATCCAGAACATGCGGACAATAGACGGGAAACCTGAGTACCGCAATGGGCTG GACGTGCTGCTGAAGGTGGTGCGGTATGAGGGCTTCTTCAGCCTCTGGAAGGGCTTCACCCCCTACTATGCCCGCCTGGGCCCCCACACCGTGCTCACCTTCATCTTTCTTGAGCAGATGAACAAGTGGTACCAGCGGCTCTTCCTCAGTGCCTGA
- the SLC25A11 gene encoding mitochondrial 2-oxoglutarate/malate carrier protein isoform X1 translates to MAAAPAAERPKTSPKSVKFLFGGLAGMGATVFVQPLDLVKNRMQLSGAGAKGREYRTSLHALGSILRHEGLRGIYTGLSAGLLRQATYTTTRLGIYSVLLERFGGADGTPPPFLAKAAMGMTAGAAGAFVGTPAEVALIRMTADGRLPPGERRGYHNVFDALVRMAREEGVFTLWRGCIPTMARAVVVNAAQLASYSQSKQFLLDSGHFRDDILCHFCASMISGLVTTAASMPVDIVKTRIQNMRTIDGKPEYRNGLDVLLKVVRYEGFFSLWKGFTPYYARLGPHTVLTFIFLEQMNKWYQRLFLSA, encoded by the exons ATGGCGGCGGCGCCGGCGGCCGAGAGACCCAAGACTTCCCCGAAATCTGTGAAGTTTCTCTTCGGCGGCCTGGCCGG GATGGGGGCTACAGTCTTTGTGCAGCCCCTGGACTTGGTGAAGAATCGGATGCAGctgagcggggccggggccaaGGGCCGTGAGTACCGGACGTCCCTGCACGCCCTGGGGTCCATCCTGCGCCACGAGGGACTGAGGGGCATCTACACGGG gcTGTCAGCGGGGCTTCTACGCCAGGCCACCTACACCACCACCCGCCTGGGCATCTACAGCGTCCTCCTGGAGCGTTTTGGTGGTGCTGATGGGACCCCCCCTCCATTCCTGGCCAAGGCAGCCATGGGAATGACGGCAGGGGCTGCCGGGGCCTTTGTGGGGACCCCGGCTGAGGTGGCTCTCATCCGCATGACAGCTGATGGCAG GCTGCCCCCTGGTGAGCGCCGCGGCTATCACAACGTGTTTGACGCCCTCGTGAGGATGGCAAGGGAGGAAGGGGTGTTCACGCTGTGGAGG GGCTGTATCCCCACCATGGCCCGTGCTGTGGTGGTCAACGCTGCCCAGCTTGCCTCATACTCCCAATCCAAACAATTCTTGCTTGACTCTG GGCATTTCCGTGACGACATCCTGTGCCACTTCTGTGCCAGCATGATCAGTGGGCTGGTGACCACGGCAGCCTCCATGCCCGTCGACATCGTCAAGACCCG GATCCAGAACATGCGGACAATAGACGGGAAACCTGAGTACCGCAATGGGCTG GACGTGCTGCTGAAGGTGGTGCGGTATGAGGGCTTCTTCAGCCTCTGGAAGGGCTTCACCCCCTACTATGCCCGCCTGGGCCCCCACACCGTGCTCACCTTCATCTTTCTTGAGCAGATGAACAAGTGGTACCAGCGGCTCTTCCTCAGTGCCTGA
- the PFN1 gene encoding profilin-1 translates to MAAPYVETLLADGTCQDAAIVGYRDTPAVWAAAPGKTFANITPAEVAALVGPERGPLLVQGLTLGGLRCSVIRDSLLVEGEHSMDLRTKGAAGAPTFNITAAITNKTIVLAMGKEGVHGGCVNKKCYEMANHLRRSQY, encoded by the exons ATGGCG GCGCCCTACGTGGAGACGCTGCTGGCGGACGGCACCTGCCAGGATGCTGCAATCGTCGGCTATCGCGACACCCCTGCCGTCTGGGCCGCCGCCCCCGGCAAGACCTTCGCCAATATCACG CCAGCGGAGGTGGCGGCACTGGTGGGCCCCGAGCGGGGGCCACTGCTGGTGCAGGGGCTGACGCTGGGGGGGCTGCGCTGCTCCGTCATCCGGGACTCACTGCTGGTGGAGGGGGAGCACAGCATGGACCTGCGCACCAAGGGGGCTGCGGGAGCGCCCACCTTCAACATCACGGCCGCCATCACCAACAAGA CCATCGTGCTGGCCATGGGCAAGGAGGGCGTCCACGGTGGCTGCGTCAACAAGAAGTGTTATGAGATGGCCAATCACCTGCGGCGCAGCCAGTactga
- the SPAG7 gene encoding sperm-associated antigen 7 produces the protein MKKLQEQEKRQKVEFRKRMEQEVSQFIQATGEPRRRFQPMNKIERSILHDVAEVAGLTSFSFGDDEDSRYVMVFKKEFAPSDEELEAYRRGEEWDPARAEERRRLRELAAQQEEAELECSSTPPGPPNDYKDKYRHLIGSDAAKAAARTMEANKAYGCVPVANKRDTRSIEEAMNEIRAKKRLRQAEDEGGAGGGPGGPCV, from the exons ATGAAGAAGCTGCAGGAGCAAGAGAAGCGCCAGAAGGTTGAGTTCAGAAAGAGG ATGGAGCAAGAGGTATCGCAGTTCATCCAGGCCACTGGGGAGCCCCGGCGCCGGTTCCAGCCCATGAACAAGATTGAGAGGAGCATCCT GCACGACGTGGCAGAGGTGGCCGGCCTGACGTCTTTCTCGTTTGGAGATGACGAGGATAGTCGCTATGTAATGGTGTTCAAAAAG GAGTTTGCACCGTCAGACGAGGAGCTGGAGGCATATCGGCGTGGGGAAGAGTGGGATCCGGCCCGAGCTGAAGAGCGGCGTCGCCTCCGG gagctggcagcgcagcaggaggaggcagagcttgAGTGCAGCTCCACCCCTCCGGGTCCCCCCAACGACTACAAGGACAAATATCGGCACCTGATCGGCTCTGATGCTGCCAAAGCTGCTGCCCGCACCATGGAGGCCAACAAGGCGTACGGCTGCG TGCCGGTGGCCAACAAGCGGGACACGCGCTCCATCGAAGAGGCCATGAACGAGATCCGGGCCAAGAAGCGGCTGCGGCAGGCAGAGGATGAGGGTGGGGCCGgggggggtcctggggggcCCTGTGTGTGA